A window of Hordeum vulgare subsp. vulgare chromosome 5H, MorexV3_pseudomolecules_assembly, whole genome shotgun sequence genomic DNA:
GCCTTTCTTCCATGTCGGATCCACATGCCCAGTGGTTTTCCGAACAAATATCTGCGGGCCAGGTAGCTCGCCTTGCCCACTGCGCACTTCTGCCGACATGACTGCCGCTGCCCCATCGATACATCTTGTTCTGGCCATGATACAGTATCGTGATATGGTACTAGTATATTCTCTTTTCTCATTTAGTATTATGATATGTAAAAAATATGCTACTATTTTTAACTAATACAAAATAATAAATGAGGTCACCCGAAGTACACACACATGATAGTATGCACTATGTAAGATGTATCATACATAAGTGTCATATCATGCTACCAGTGTATGAGATTCTCTCCCCTATGTCACCTAAGCATATATGCATTAATACATTTCTTTAGTAACGATGTGTATTCGAATTTACTATGGTGTTATAGTTTGTCCTTATTAATTAGTGTGACTTCTCAGCTACTATTTATCACCAAGCTCCCAACAGAGTGCATCTTTTCTCTACCAATTCTTCAGAACATAAGAGGTCTTGCTTGTATTGCACATGCATACCACGAGTGCCATTATCTAGTGGATCCACCTTACTTATTTACCACTATCTACCTAACAATTGAGATGACAGATGGTAGGCATCCCTAACCTCATATATATCATACTCCGTCCAACTCATTTGCTCCCACGCAATATCTTTTTCCCATCCCATAACattttcgtatcttgttttgtagcttttattttgGAGAGATCTTCTCTTGTAGCTGTTTTGCTTCTCGTTTTGTAGTTTTTTTGAGAGAGATCTTCTCTTCTAGCTGCTTTGCTTCATGATTGCTATTGGCATGGGAGGTGTTGGGAAGTTCCCAATAACCTGCAAAATGTACCACACAACATTGCACATTTTATTTGCCACTTGAGGCACTGCATCTTCTACATAAGAAGACGATGCGtcggcaacatcacacacaaacaaGACCAGTTGATTTGATTAACAATGAACGAAAGCATCAGCATGCGTCATGAAACAATACAGTAACCGATGGGCTATATTATTCCAAGAAGCATCTGTGCACGTATACTTTGCTAAAAAAATATCTGCGAGGCATGGATACAATTGCATTAGCTAATCTCTGCTGTTGGAAAATATAGCAACGAGATGTATGACATCATCAGCAAGTGTTTTATGTCAGACTAGACTTCCAAACTTTTATGCTAAATAGAATGTGTTGAGAGGTGCTTCTTTTTGTATAGTAAAAATCTTAAGCATGTATTTCTACTACTATGGGCTATCTAGAAATTCAATTTTACATTTCTTATGGATCCTAAACTTAAATGGTAAGCTTATCTGAGACTTACTTTTATGATGATAGTACTACAAAATTTCCCAAGTATTCTTCATTCTCCAATCTACCGTGACCACTTCTTTCCATTCCAGTGTCCGTTACATGAATAAGCTTGCACTATATATATTGAACAAAGTATAATTATATATCATGCTCCTTAGAAATAAGAATGTTACAATATTGCTTAAGTTTAGTCATCTAATCATATTCCTAATTATATACAATGATCTTTTACACAATGGATGGTACAATAGAAGATAAAAGATATGCTTACTTTTGAAAAATGCAAAATATGTTGTGTAATTGTAAATCGGATTACCACACCATGTTGAGTGCATTGTCCCAATCATTTAATAATGTTTATTTTTAGTTATATTCCGAATAATTATTTATAATTACTTATGAAAGCCTAATTAGTTTTCATGTTTTTTTATAACAAAACACATTGATTCACATAGACACTCGCATGCATTTGTATTTTCCCTTGATCCAAGTCACTTTCATGGCTTCTGTACTATGTCCCCATATATTCACATATATTTTAATTGTTATGTGAAATCAAATTCTTCTAGAGAAGGTTAATATGTAGGTTACACTGTTGATAATTGGTTCATATTACATCCATATAAAATATTAAGTGAAATATAAAGTGAGAAATGACAAATTGCAATAAAAGTAGCCCGTGCGAATGCACAGGATGACGACTAGTTAATACATAATTTCCATAACAATAGGTATTCTAATTTACTATGTTGTTGTATTTTTTTCCTTATTAGTGTGACTTCTCAGCTGCTCACGAAGCTCCCAAGAGAGTGCATCTTTTCTCTACCAATTCTTTAAAACATAAGAGGTCATGCTTGTATTGCACATGCATACCAGGAGTGTAATTATCTAGTGGTTCCACATTACTTATTTACAACTATTTACCTAACAATTGAGACGGCAGATGGTAGGCATCCCTAACCCCATATATATCATACTCCGTCCAAGGCATTTGCTCCCACGCAATACCTTTTTACCGTCCCATAACATTTTCAAACTTGTTTTGTAGCTTTTGTTTTGGAGAGATCTTCTCTTGTAGCTGCTTTGCTTCACGATTGCTATTGGCATGGGAGGTGTCGGGAAGTTCCCAGTAACCTGCAAAAGGTGCATCACAACATTGTACATTTGCTTGGCCAGTTGACGCACTGCATCTTCTACATAAGCATGAACACGCACCATGAAATGAAACACTAACCGATGGGCTATATTCCAAGAAGCATAGGTGCATGGATACTTTGCTAGAAAATATATTTGTAATGCATGGATACAATAGCATTATTAGTGAGTTTGATAAGATATAAATATTCTCATGTGTAAAGTAGCAGTAGTAGTTCTACTCTCTCCTCCCAGTGAGTAATTTTTTTTGTTAATAAATGATATGGAGAATCCCATTTAAGATTTAGTAAGAAAATTTGGATCGGTGTTCTTAATTTTTTTTACAGGCTACCACTGAGCTAGTATGAAATTATTAGATTCCCCGTCGATGCATCAATTATATTTTCTAACATAAATAAATAAGGCACACGGTTTGCTATGAGCATtgctcccccccccctctctctctctctcttactgaATTCATGCTCTAGTCAGTTGCTTCAAAAGTTTGAACTGATGAAGAGAGATGACCCATATATTTCAACACCTCCTTTACGTTTGGGCTATTTTAGTCCTTCGACGTGGAAACGATGCAGGCCGCATAATCTTTATTTAAATACTACTTTGGCAAGGTCTTGAATTAGGTCCTCTTGGCTCGGATATTATATTAAAATCATGCTCCAGCAAGTTGCTCCAAAATTCCAAACTGATAAAGAGAGGAGGGAGTATATTtcaagatctctctctctctatgccaACAATAGGATTATCTACTAATTTGTAGTTGAGTCTGCTCATTTGTCCTCGCATTTGCAACGTATCAACTTTAGAGCCAAAATGTAGCTTCAGTAACTGACATTCGACCATGTTGAAGGACCTTTCTTGTGAAAAGTTAGAACAAAATAAAATCTCTATCGCTACTTATTACCTACTCCCttcataaactaatataagagcatctaGATCACTATTTTATTTATCTAAAcgattttatattagtttacgaagGAAGTACTTCAAAAGAATTTAATGTTTCATGTTTTATTTTTCCTCCCACCACTCTTTTGTCCAAACTTCCACACATGATAATTAATCATCTTAATTTACCTGCACGTGAATTGTCCTCAACTATGATTAtttaaaaatggagggagtagttagcTTAAAAAACTGATGAAATCTGACGACATTTGACAAATTTTGACCATATTTCTAAGagggaaaaaaaatgaaaatggaatAAGATGGGGAGCATATGTTCCACTTGACGGTGGGTCCACAAGTCCAGTGGCGACCAAACAAATATCTCCACGTCTGCTACCTCGCCTCACCGCACACCTACgctgccatggccgccgccgccgcccgatgcCTCCTGCTCCGGGCATCGCCTCCGTCGGAGGCCGCGAAGGCCACTGCCTCCGTCGGCGCCTCCTCCAGCGCCACCTCGCTCCCTGTCCGCGCGGCCGCCTCCCCGAGCTCCGCCCGCCGTCTCCGGCCGATGCGGCTCCGGTGCTCCTCCCCGCCGTCGGGAGGCCCCGCCGAGCCGGGGCTCGCCGTGCTCCTCGAAGTCGAAGGGTCAGGACTCGAAAAATCCCGCCTTTTTGCCGATTGgctccccaaaaatcccgaagggTCAGGAATCCAACACTCCTTGGATCCCCAAAAAGCGTGGCCTGCTCTGCTTCTGTATCACTCATGACTAGTGATTAGCAGTTTGCTACTTATGCTTCAGTTTCTGTAGCTGCATAGATTGTTGTTGCCCAGCCAGTCATCtggctacagggatagatcaggaATTATGGAATAGAACTGCTATGTAAATGTATAAAAAAGCAGGAATTATCCAGATTCAAGAGTAGTTTCTGCACAAATGGCTAGTTTCTGCTATTTCTATAGCTGCAGAGATTGCTGTTACTCATCTAGTCATCTGGCTACAGGGATAGAGTAGGAATCATGGGATAGGGCTGCTCTGTAAATGTAGAGAAATGCAGGAGTTCCCAGTTGTCCTGAGGGTAGAAAACGACGACGTGTCTTGTTACTGTGATTGCGGCATTACATGGATTTAAAATGCCCCGTGTTTCATTCTTTGTGCAAATACTACTAGCAGTTTCTCATTAGCTTTATTCTGCTGAAGAAATGTGTTGCCTGTAGGGTTCATCTATTCAAGGCAGCTAAACAGTTTGTGATTACCAGATGAGAACTGATGACTCTGTTTCTTCCCTTGTGCTTTTCGACTGAGTACTGCTTTTCTATCTTCCTCCAGAGTTCTTGCAGATGTCTACCGCTTCGGCTACCGCCAAGCTTTCAATGTAGGTGCGGACAATGTAAATATACATCTTTGCTTAATGCCCTTACCAAATAGTACTATTCAATTCGTTTGATACCTCATTTTCTCTAGCCTATGGCAGCATTAGCGTGCAGTATTTGCCTATTCAACAAGTGTTCTCTATAAAATGAAACCTGTATGACTGGGGGTTTGACACAGTAGATATCTTGCAAATGCAAGTTTGTGACGTTCTTATTCGCCATCTTGTTTTAACGCTATCCAACATTTTCTTTCATCAGCATTTCAAAGTCTTGGCTTGGATTGCGCGAATTGGACGGAGCCAATATATGCTGATTTAGTGAGGTGCGTATTGAATTCGTCTGCCTCATTGAACCTGAGTATCACAGGTCGTGGTTTCCACTGATTATTGTCCGCTCCTTTATAAACATGTTTGGACTAGGCTGCATGTGAATTTTTTCACAGTTTAtccatatttttttattttctaatcCTTTGTAGTTTTCTAGGAAATCTAGTGGCGACGAGGAAAGGATGCTGGTTCTGTTCTTTGACAGGGTACCCTCTGTTTCTTCTCCCAACTGTCCTACTTGGTTAAAtagcattttttttatttctcctGTACAACATAAATGCTCATAATGTAACATTGTGTTGTGGACCTGACTAATTACATTTTCTGACGAATGGAAACATTGGAAATAAAGGCATACTCATCTCCACTCTTTCTCCCACTTTGATGCAGATTGGCTGGCCTACATCTCTGCCAACTAGTGAGAAAGGGTCATTTACAAAAAGTGTTCTTCGTGAGAAGGTAGATATATATTTTACCAACCATTCTTTAGCAGCTTTACTCTACGCATGTACCTAAAATATTATCTAGAAATATCACCATCCTGGTATTATTTTTTATCATAGGCTCCTATCTTGATTCGAACTAAAATTTGCAAATGTGATTCACCTTGTTTCATGTTTAGAACTAACTGTATTCAGTCAATATCCTCATTCTCATGGgtatatcatccttagttctgctAAGGAAGGTGGGTAGCAAACTGATATTTACAAGTTACAACTGGGACTCCGGAAGGCTCGGGATTTGAATAATAGCCTTAAACAGGGTTAAATTACTTATTTCCTGTTCAACGAGCTCAGTTTTATGTTTGCTAACTAATTTACGGTTGATCTTGAATATATATGAGTTTAATTTTACACCCGAGACCGAAATGGCTAAGGGGTTTCTGCCCTTCCATGATCTAATTTACAGTTTGATTTTGAACCAGTTTACGAGTTTAGTTGTACGCCTCAGACTAAAAGGCTAATAGGTTTATTCTTCTCATAGTTGAAAGCTTTGGAAAAGCTCTCTGCTTCTGATGACTTACCACTACGTCCTGGAGTTGAGAAGTATGTTTACTGTTTCCTGTGTATTTATATTTGTTGCAAAcccttctagagaaagagttccaAGAGAGTTTGAATTATGATTGATCACCACTTTCAGGATATCACGAATTACTGTAAGAAGCCATCAGCTCTTTTTCCACTCTGCCAAATTTCCATGAATTATGGGTCATTGGATAAATAAATTACATCATATGTTTGGAGTTTGCTGTTATATGCAATAAGGGATTGTAGTCATATCACATTTCCTCAAAAGTTTCTGCATGTTCTTACCCATTCCGCGTGCTTTAATGTCAATAAATAATCATTTGTGcagttattttctcttttaagtgCCTTGTGTTTCTCTATGAATGACTCTTTCCTTGACATTAAGTTAATTACCTGATGTCTGATATTGTGTATGAAAATAATTTGAAGGTTCATCGATGATGCACTTAGCGAGGGTGTGCCTGTAGCCATATTGGCAACATATGGCAGAAACGGAGAGAAAATTTCAAGGTTTGGTTTAATGTTTAGTTGCTCTTATTTGTTACCCCCCTTGTTGGGGAGAATTGTTTCCCATGTCAACACTTGCATTTGTTTAAAAATAAGCCTGGCACTGTGTTCATGGTAATGACATTCAGTAAGCACTGTATGTGGATATTTTCCCACTGCAGATCAATAGTTGAGAAGTTAGGCCCTGAGAGAACGTCAAAAATAAAGATTGTTGGAAAAGACGAGGTTGAAAAAAGCCTTTATGGGCAGCTTGTTTTTGGTGAAGGAGTTGCCTCCAGTTTGGATGAACAACTTACCAAGGAAGTACAAAAGGCTGGTGAGCATTACTAATTAGAGCAATTGCATTTGTGTTCATATTTAATACTAATTAGAGCAATTGAATTTGCCGTCCAACTTATTTCCACATGCTGGGTTGTGACAGCTGCGGCAGAGAAACAGAGGATAGCAGAAGAGGTTGCATCACTTCTTAAACTCAGCGTCGACATCAACACAGCGTCCAAAAGGTTATTACTATCTGCGGATTAAGCATTATTTTCTTGCGCTGGAGTAATATGCCTGGAACTCACTGTTGAACCACGACTCTCAGTTCCGAGAAGATAATAGCCACGCTGCGAGCTGGCGCTGAATATGTTGGATGCGATGTGCAAAACTGCATCCTTGTAGCGGGTAGCCAGCCCAGTGTCATCGCAGCTGAGCGCATTGGCATGTCGTGCATAGTTGTCCGAAGCAGGTAACCGATTTCATCTTTCGTATGCTTAGTCAGTATTGAATTATGTTGCTTGTTATCTTACTTCTGTCTGCCCTTCCCAGCCTAACCGCTAGAGCAGAATTTCACTCCGCAAAGGCTGTCATGGATGGATTCGGTGACACGGACTTAACAGTATCAAAACTACTGAGTAAGAGGTGGTCTTAATACCTTTGTAAACTAGGCGTTGGATGTGAGTTCCCTGCCATCAGTCTGTAACCGACCGACTTCGTGATGATTCGAAACCTGAGCTAGCAAAACGAGGCTTTATGTAATGCTGAGCTTGCGGCAGAAAGTTACAATAAGCAGCAGTTGtattgttgtgtgtgtgtgtgtgtgtgtgtgtgtgtgtgttttgttaTTGTACCGGTGAAGTATTGAACATTTGTACTATTACTCGATTGAGTTTGTTCTATGCCATTATATACAGCTGATTGACTCATTGCCATCAACCTTGCCTCATGATTGTTGAGGATGTGGATTGTTTCCCCGTATATTTATACCGAGTTCCTCCTCTAGTATTGCCGGTCTATGTCGTCAGCCTGAGCATTTCGTTGCATACTATATTGCTATTCGCCTTGTTTTATTGCTTGTAGAcatggaaggcattgggaagtatgcaTAAACATCAAACCTGGTGAACACGAGACAGATATGGCCTTCAGGCATCATTTCAGTACAAGAAATGTGATGCAGTAAGAGATACGGTGTTTATTCATAATGGCATGGGTTAGCAGGTTGCATGCTTGATCAATACACGTCTTATCCAAGAGGTTGATCCTATACTTCTAGTGTAAGAAGAGTGTGTTGGTCTGTTCAAAGAGAATACACTTGAAAGAGCTAGTATCACTTGCTGCAGTTGTACTCAGTGACGGGCCCAGAAGTATCACAAGACTTAGGCGTCGCAGGCAAAATttcatgttttgaccctttttgtAAAGTAAATCAAGATTTGACCCATGTTTATAAAATTTTCGGGATCTGTCCCTTTTACTACCGTCAAGCCCAATAACGGTAGGATATAATAACCTACCGCTAGTGCATCTGTTACCGCCAGCGCCTATGGCGGCGCCCCTTTTCCTACCGCTCCCAGCGGTGGGAGCGGTAGGAAAAGGGGCTACCGCCATAGGCGCTGGCGGTAACAGATGCACCCCGCCAAGGTGCCTGGAGATAGGGTGCGTGCGTGCAGACTTAGAAATTTGTGCAATAGCCGTGCAATCCTACCGCCAGAGACCTTTGATGGTAGGTTGTTATACCCTACCGCTATAGGGATTGGCGGTAGGACATGGGTCCGATGCAATTTTTTTTACAAACGAGGGTCAGATCTCGATTTAGTtcatcaaaagggtcaaaacacaaaATGTAGCCTCCCAGGTACCCTTTGAGTACTGTAGCTACATATTTTCATAGACCAAAGACACCAGGTTTTACTTTTACCAGGATTCCACTTATGTAGAAATGATACATATTTTCATCCACAACAACGTATCGTTTAATCTTAGTGATGTTAGTGGGAAATTTCTAGTGGCGTGGTAAATGACCGGGGATATGTAATTTAAAAACTCAACGACGATGCAAGCAAGATTTGTTTTCTAATTTAGCCACAATAGACATTAAATGTGCATCATCAAGTGTATCTAAACTAGTTTACTTGCGAGAGATACATAATCGGCAGTTTTCCTAATGGAGCACAACAAAGCCCCTGGTCCGGACGGTTTTCCCGTAGGGTTCTATCAGAATTTCTGGGAAGTAATGAAACCGGCCCTCATGGATCTCTTTGGCAACTTAGAtgctggccaactagatttattccGCTTAAACTTCGGCGAGATTATATTATTACCTAAGGTTAATGAGGCTGAAACGATACAATAATATATATCTATATGCCTCCTTAATGATAGTTTTAAAATCTTCACGAAGGTCGCGACTATTAGGCTCAATGCTTGCTGAACATGTGGTTCGTCCCTCGCATACTGCTTTTATGCAAGGCCGAAAGATCCTAGATGGAGTTGTCATCCTTCATGAAATAGTCCATGAATTACACCGGAAAAAGTTGAATGGGGTGGTTCTTAAAATCGACTTTGAAAAATCTCACGACAAATTCAAGTGGTCTTTTCTTCAACAGACTTTCAAAATGAAAGGTTTTTCTGCAGAGTGGCATGCTATGATCCATAGCTTCGTTTCTGGAGGTAGTGTATCCATTAAAGTCAATGATGACGTTGGCAAGTACTTCCAGACAAAGAAAGGCTCAAGACAAGGTGACGCAATATCGCCCATGCTATTCAATATAGTGACGGATATGTTAGTTGTCATGATTAAACGTGCCAAGGTTGATGGCCAAATTGATGGAGTAGTGAATCACCTTGTAGATGGTGGTCTCTCTATCctccaatatgctgatgatacaatTCTCTTCATGGATCATGACCTAGAGAAGGCAAGAAACCTGAAATTAATTTTACCAGCTTTTGAGAAATTCTCGGGTCTTAAGATAAACTTCCATAAAAGTGAGTTATTTTATTTTGGCGAGGCTCAAGATGAGGCTCACCTGTATGCTGACTTGTTTGGCTATGGGTTGGGCCAGTTTCCGATCACATATTTGGGAATATCGATACACTATCAGAGACTCAGAAATGTTGAATGGAAACATGTCGAGGAGAGACTACAAAAAAGACAAAACAGCTGGAAAGGTAAACTGATATCTCTAGGCGATTGGTCCTCATAAATTCTGTACTAAGCAACATGGTATTATATATGATTTCCTTCTTCCAACTGCCTGAAGGAGTTCTACATAGATTGGATTTCTTCCGATCAAGATTCTTTTGGCAAGGGGATAGCAAAGAAAATAAATGCCGACCGGCTAAATGGAGTGTGGTTTGCCGTCCCAAAGACTAAGGTGGGATGGGCATTCATGACCTTGAGGTCAAGAACATTGCACTCCTCGGCAAATGGTTATTTAAGTTGCTGATGGAAGATGGTGTTAGGCAAACCCTCTTAAGGAGAAAGTATGTAGGCTCAAAGGCGGTATCCCAAGTATAGTGGAAGCCTGGGGACTCACACTTTTGGACGGGTCTAATGGGtacgaagaagcatttcttccgcTATGGATCTTTCTCCATTAAGGATGGCTCGGAGATTAGATTCTAAGAGGATAAGTGGGTATGTAATACTACACTTCGGGAACAATATCCAGCATTGTACAATATTGTACGTCACCCCACAAGGGTGCTACTATCGCCACGGTTTTCGAATCATTTCCACCAAATGTGACGTTCAGAAGAGATTTACTTGTACCCCGAATTCAATCATGGAACACCCTAGTACAACGGTTGTTCACGGTGCAGTTGTCACAAGGGGCGGATGCATTTGGTTGGAATCTACATGAGAGTGCTAAATTTTCAGTAGAGTCTATGTACAGGGCCTTGATCCAGTCCGATGTGCCGGTTGATAATTATAAGAAGATCTCGAAGATAAAGATACCACTTAAGAACAAAATATTTGCATGGTATCTTCGTCGCGGAGTCATTCTAACTAAAGATAACCTTATTAAGAGAAATTGACATGGAAGTACGGAATGTGTTTTTTGTTAGCATGATGAGACAATAAAACACATGTTCTTCCAATGTAAATTGGCTCGTTTTATATGGTTTGTCATCCAAATAGCATTTGATTTGTCTCCTCCTTGTAGCGTTGCCAATATTTTTGGCAACCGGTTACATAGAATTGATCACAAGTTTAGAATTCTTCTCAGGGTGGGAGCACTTGCCGTTTTCTGGTCGCTCTGACTATGTAGAAATGATAAGGTTTTTAATGCAGGTTATCTATAGATGTACCGGGACGCTTTGTTTATGGGCATCTCTACAACGTGTGGGGAATCGAGACCTGTTTACAGAGGTGTGTACACGATTTGAGGCTATGGCGAGGCATACTTTTACCCAACATGGATGGTAGCATGATCTTAGGattcccccctcccccctccagtTTAGGCGTCTTACAATGATACAATCATTTACTTGTATTTCGTCTTTTTATATACTGTTTGTCAGACTGGACTCTGTTTAGGTGTACGCATCGTAGTTATGCAGAGACTGAATGTAATGCTTAAACTCTCAGTAATAAAGCGCTCCTTATCGAAAAATTGCCAGACAAGATACCCCAATGATAATCATGTCCCACTGGGTTCATTTTCTTGGCTAGCCACAAAATGCGTTACAATAGTAGTATCATTATCAAGTATCTAAATTCATTTGCAAATAAGACACTTGATATATATAGATAGTCTCTTATAAGTAAATCATCTATCACCTATACACCTAATAATCATTGATAGTAAGAATCATACATTCAACCAATATATATTTGTCAGTGCTCCTCTTCATCTATGATACTGATGTTCTTGACCCATGTGCGTTCCCTTAGATACGTTCTCATAAACAAAAGGAGCCAAGTTTATTCAAACAAATATTCATATGTACGGTTCCCGCTAAATGGCATAGCGGCCGATATCACCTACTATAGCGGCCGTAACATCTTGACGAGCCAGCCGCGATATGCTTTTGTCCGCGATCTTAAAGTTTGAACGCACCAAACATGTCATCACATAAAGCCACAAAATGGTGCATAAAGCTAGCTACAAGTTTAACAACACTTGGTAACATAGCATTCTACTCCAATGCGCTAGATGCATCGCCCTTAGCTAGCGtcatgttgttgttggttttccaagctAATAGTATCTACGAGCAGCACCAAATTGATCATTTTGATCAATCAATATCTAGCAACCTTTCTATACCATATCGAACTTGCATTATACAGGTCATACGCTAGTGCTTTGTAGGTCAGTCTCGGCAAGTTGCCTCGGCAAAAGCGAAGCTGGTCCTGAAGCCTACAATCTAGAATTCTTGCATTGCATCTGAGTGCATTAGCTTGATGCCATGATATACATAGTGTTTCGATAAGCAGTAACTGATTGCGTCATCAATATTTTGCATGCATCATGCCGGGGTCCAGATTCTCTGTTGTAGCTGTACCAcatttagagcatggttaatagtatagccaactgctggctctaAGCAATCTTAtaacccatcttatagctagcttgtacaatagttagttataaaagagtactacttttatcatatatgacccacctttcatgctcacaaagcacctaggagcacgtgatagagctgactcttcacgaagagcTCGCTTTGCTTCTCTCtcatcttctctctcatccaactcagcaaaaatataatattttaattcttactgcctgctgactgtaccttattgtacttgctcttatggTCGTTGTCCCATGGTGTCCACCCCATGTGTCATTGGTACCAGTGTACGTAATG
This region includes:
- the LOC123396158 gene encoding CBBY-like protein isoform X1, whose protein sequence is MPPAPGIASVGGREGHCLRRRLLQRHLAPCPRGRLPELRPPSPADAAPVLLPAVGRPRRAGARRAPRSRRSSCRCLPLRLPPSFQCRCGQSFQSLGLDCANWTEPIYADLVRKSSGDEERMLVLFFDRIGWPTSLPTSEKGSFTKSVLREKLKALEKLSASDDLPLRPGVEKFIDDALSEGVPVAILATYGRNGEKISRSIVEKLGPERTSKIKIVGKDEVEKSLYGQLVFGEGVASSLDEQLTKEVQKAAAAEKQRIAEEVASLLKLSVDINTASKSSEKIIATLRAGAEYVGCDVQNCILVAGSQPSVIAAERIGMSCIVVRSSLTARAEFHSAKAVMDGFGDTDLTVSKLLSKRWS
- the LOC123396158 gene encoding CBBY-like protein isoform X2, with translation MPPAPGIASVGGREGHCLRRRLLQRHLAPCPRGRLPELRPPSPADAAPVLLPAVGRPRRAGARRAPRSRRSSCRCLPLRLPPSFQSFQSLGLDCANWTEPIYADLVRKSSGDEERMLVLFFDRIGWPTSLPTSEKGSFTKSVLREKLKALEKLSASDDLPLRPGVEKFIDDALSEGVPVAILATYGRNGEKISRSIVEKLGPERTSKIKIVGKDEVEKSLYGQLVFGEGVASSLDEQLTKEVQKAAAAEKQRIAEEVASLLKLSVDINTASKSSEKIIATLRAGAEYVGCDVQNCILVAGSQPSVIAAERIGMSCIVVRSSLTARAEFHSAKAVMDGFGDTDLTVSKLLSKRWS
- the LOC123396158 gene encoding CBBY-like protein isoform X3 translates to MAAAAARCLLLRASPPSEAAKATASVGASSSATSLPVRAAASPSSARRLRPMRLRCSSPPSGGPAEPGLAVLLEVEGVLADVYRFGYRQAFNVAFQSLGLDCANWTEPIYADLVRKSSGDEERMLVLFFDRIGWPTSLPTSEKGSFTKSVLREKLKALEKLSASDDLPLRPGVEKFIDDALSEGVPVAILATYGRNGEKISRSIVEKLGPERTSKIKIVGKDEVEKSLYGQLVFGEGVASSLDEQLTKEVQKAAAAEKQRIAEEVASLLKLSVDINTASKSSEKIIATLRAGAEYVGCDVQNCILVAGSQPSVIAAERIGMSCIVVRSR